A region from the Variovorax sp. RKNM96 genome encodes:
- a CDS encoding class I SAM-dependent methyltransferase, whose translation MKTLRLKPGKERSMQRRHPWVFESAIARGGADSGETVRVESHDGAFLAWAAFSPISKIRARAWSFVETQRIDAAFLASVCERAVRARGLFDLQSDGVRLIHGEADGLPGLIVDRYGDTLVAQFLSAGVERWKDVLVDALLKATGLTKFYERSDASGREREGLKPVTGWLRGEGATEITIREHDWKLSLDIATGHKTGFYLDQRDSRQRFAELAKHRRFRRVLNCFCYTGGFTVAALAGLKAAGALDGAELVSVDSSQPALNFARANIALNGFGGEGSGVKTEFLDANVNTVLREFVDQGRTFDAIVLDPPKFAPTAAHAERAARAYKDINRLALKILEPGGVLLTFSCSGGISADLFHKIVASAGLDANVDGYISERLGVAPDHPMTIEFPEGEYLKGLVVVRKPA comes from the coding sequence ATGAAAACCCTTCGCCTCAAACCCGGCAAAGAGCGCTCGATGCAGCGCCGCCATCCCTGGGTCTTCGAATCCGCCATTGCGCGCGGCGGTGCCGACTCGGGCGAGACGGTGCGCGTGGAATCGCACGACGGCGCGTTCCTCGCGTGGGCGGCGTTCAGCCCGATCTCCAAGATCCGCGCGCGGGCCTGGAGCTTCGTGGAAACGCAGCGCATCGATGCGGCGTTCCTCGCATCGGTGTGCGAGCGCGCCGTGCGGGCTCGGGGCCTGTTCGACCTGCAGAGCGACGGCGTGCGACTGATCCATGGTGAGGCCGATGGCCTGCCGGGGCTGATCGTCGACCGCTACGGCGACACGCTGGTCGCGCAATTTCTATCGGCCGGCGTCGAGCGCTGGAAGGACGTGCTGGTCGATGCGCTGCTCAAGGCCACGGGGCTCACGAAGTTCTACGAGCGCTCGGACGCCAGCGGCCGCGAGCGCGAGGGCCTCAAGCCCGTTACCGGATGGCTGCGCGGGGAGGGCGCCACCGAGATCACGATCCGCGAGCACGACTGGAAGCTCTCGCTCGACATCGCGACCGGCCACAAGACCGGCTTCTACCTCGATCAGCGCGACAGCCGCCAGCGCTTTGCCGAGCTCGCGAAGCACCGGCGCTTCAGGCGCGTGCTCAACTGCTTCTGCTACACGGGCGGGTTCACGGTCGCGGCGCTGGCGGGGCTCAAGGCCGCAGGTGCGCTCGACGGGGCCGAGCTGGTGTCGGTCGATTCGTCGCAGCCGGCGCTGAACTTCGCGCGAGCGAACATCGCACTCAACGGTTTCGGCGGCGAAGGTTCGGGCGTGAAGACCGAGTTTCTCGACGCCAACGTCAACACGGTGCTGCGCGAGTTCGTCGACCAGGGCCGCACCTTCGACGCCATCGTGCTCGACCCGCCGAAGTTCGCGCCCACGGCGGCACATGCCGAGCGCGCGGCGCGGGCCTACAAGGACATCAACCGCCTCGCACTCAAGATCCTGGAGCCGGGCGGCGTGCTGCTGACTTTTTCGTGTTCGGGCGGCATCAGTGCCGACCTGTTCCACAAGATCGTGGCCTCGGCCGGGCTGGACGCGAACGTGGACGGTTACATCAGCGAACGCCTCGGCGTGGCCCCGGACCACCCGATGACCATCGAATTCCCGGAAGGGGAGTACTTGAAGGGCCTGGTGGTGGTCAGAAAACCCGCTTGA
- a CDS encoding DUF945 family protein, whose product MSKKAVLGAVAAAIVVAYGGSTWWTGSKVRSIYDTALDEMPKQTALVRVAERKYERGFFGAVSTVTLEIGCAADTPTAPAVAQAPAAKPAEGEEQPEEDEDRDETEAKPPKPLRLTFRDTIHHGPIAGGKFAAATIDSELVLDIKGQAEAEKLFGKAKPLTAFTKVGFDGSYAIDMAVAPVKLAEEGKGQLAWQGAQAHIEVNAARTKARYDMTMPGLDFNDAAKGLQMKMGKFTAKADMDNSAGWFLATGKTEGRLEAFEFSATKGLAGNVDADAPAGTHKPLKVLLQNVDLTGEATIKDGLYASDAALKGQGKIGETSIDRFEMSSGARRIHAAGYKKLADAYLQSSVAAGCGKSSKATQAAMKALADQLAPDLKAMAKYSPEFGLDKMVVEIGGKRGEVSYTAGMVGVTDEDLQAPGMALLLKRGVVKANARLPVQWLEQIAATGAESGQTPPPEMVAGLVEQGEEKGFVKRDGEHVTGQIEFSEGSLKVNGKPLNALGK is encoded by the coding sequence TTGAGCAAGAAAGCAGTTCTGGGAGCGGTGGCCGCGGCCATCGTCGTCGCGTACGGAGGGAGCACCTGGTGGACCGGTTCGAAGGTCCGCTCGATCTACGACACCGCACTCGACGAGATGCCCAAGCAGACCGCGCTGGTGCGCGTGGCCGAGCGCAAATACGAGCGCGGCTTCTTCGGCGCCGTCAGCACCGTCACGCTGGAAATCGGCTGCGCGGCCGATACCCCCACCGCCCCTGCCGTGGCGCAGGCGCCCGCCGCCAAGCCCGCCGAAGGCGAGGAGCAGCCGGAGGAAGACGAAGACCGCGACGAGACCGAAGCCAAGCCGCCCAAGCCCCTGCGCCTCACCTTCCGCGACACCATCCACCACGGCCCGATCGCCGGCGGCAAGTTCGCGGCCGCCACCATCGACAGCGAACTGGTGCTCGACATCAAGGGCCAGGCCGAGGCCGAGAAACTGTTCGGCAAGGCCAAGCCGCTGACGGCATTCACCAAGGTCGGCTTCGACGGCAGCTATGCCATCGACATGGCCGTCGCGCCCGTCAAGCTGGCCGAAGAAGGCAAGGGCCAGCTCGCCTGGCAAGGCGCACAGGCCCACATCGAGGTGAATGCCGCACGCACCAAGGCGCGCTATGACATGACGATGCCCGGCCTGGACTTCAACGACGCGGCCAAGGGCCTGCAGATGAAGATGGGCAAATTCACCGCCAAGGCCGACATGGACAACAGCGCGGGCTGGTTCCTGGCCACCGGCAAGACCGAAGGCCGCCTGGAAGCCTTCGAGTTCTCCGCCACCAAGGGCCTCGCGGGCAACGTCGATGCCGACGCGCCGGCCGGCACGCACAAACCCCTGAAGGTGCTGCTGCAGAACGTCGACCTGACAGGCGAGGCCACCATCAAGGACGGCCTCTACGCCTCGGACGCCGCCCTCAAGGGCCAGGGCAAGATCGGCGAGACGAGCATCGACAGGTTCGAGATGTCCAGCGGCGCCCGCCGCATCCACGCCGCCGGCTACAAGAAGCTGGCCGACGCCTACCTGCAGTCCAGCGTTGCGGCCGGCTGCGGCAAGAGCAGCAAGGCCACACAGGCCGCGATGAAGGCACTGGCCGACCAGCTCGCCCCGGATCTGAAGGCCATGGCCAAGTACAGCCCCGAGTTCGGCCTGGACAAGATGGTGGTCGAGATCGGCGGCAAGCGCGGCGAAGTCAGCTACACGGCCGGCATGGTCGGCGTGACCGACGAAGATCTGCAGGCCCCGGGCATGGCGCTGCTGCTCAAGCGCGGCGTGGTCAAGGCCAATGCGCGGCTGCCGGTGCAATGGCTCGAGCAGATCGCCGCCACCGGCGCCGAAAGCGGCCAGACGCCACCGCCCGAAATGGTCGCGGGACTGGTCGAGCAAGGCGAGGAAAAGGGCTTCGTCAAGCGCGATGGCGAGCACGTCACCGGGCAGATCGAATTCAGCGAAGGCAGCCTGAAGGTCAACGGCAAGCCGCTGAACGCGCTGGGCAAGTAA
- a CDS encoding tyrosine recombinase XerC: MAISSEPADWIAKYLEHVRVERRLAARTVELYAFHLQALKENAAEANLPLDRVQTAHIRRWMAKLHSAGREPRGIALVLSCWRSFYRWLGHEGLIGFNPVQDVHAPKAGRPLPKALGVDDAVRLAELHDEDADPWIEARDRAIVELLYGCGLRVSELTGLDAQASNTALGWVDLDAKEANVLGKGSKRRIVPVGGKAAEALQEWLDVRGDRVVPALFVSAKGARMSSQAVWKLLRERSLKAGLAAPVHPHMLRHSFASHVLQSSSDLRAVQELLGHANIATTQVYTRLDFQHLAKVYDAAHPRAKARTDKDK; the protein is encoded by the coding sequence ATGGCTATCTCTTCTGAGCCGGCGGACTGGATCGCGAAGTACCTGGAGCATGTGCGCGTGGAGCGCCGGCTCGCGGCGCGCACGGTCGAGCTCTACGCCTTCCACCTGCAGGCGCTGAAGGAAAACGCGGCCGAGGCCAATCTGCCGCTCGACCGCGTGCAGACCGCCCACATCCGCCGCTGGATGGCCAAGCTGCACAGCGCGGGACGCGAGCCGCGCGGCATTGCGCTGGTGCTGTCGTGCTGGCGCAGCTTCTACCGCTGGCTCGGGCATGAAGGGCTGATCGGCTTCAACCCGGTGCAGGACGTGCACGCCCCCAAGGCCGGCCGGCCGCTGCCGAAGGCGCTGGGCGTGGACGATGCGGTGCGGCTCGCCGAGCTGCACGACGAAGACGCCGACCCGTGGATCGAAGCGCGCGACCGCGCCATCGTCGAACTGCTTTATGGCTGCGGCCTGCGCGTGAGCGAGCTCACGGGGCTCGATGCGCAGGCGAGCAACACGGCGCTCGGCTGGGTCGATCTCGACGCGAAGGAAGCCAACGTGCTCGGCAAGGGCAGCAAGCGCCGCATCGTGCCGGTGGGCGGCAAGGCGGCCGAGGCGCTGCAGGAATGGCTCGACGTGCGCGGCGACCGAGTGGTGCCGGCGCTTTTCGTCAGCGCCAAGGGTGCGCGGATGTCGTCGCAAGCCGTGTGGAAGCTGCTGCGCGAGCGCAGCCTGAAGGCCGGCCTCGCGGCGCCCGTGCATCCGCACATGCTGCGGCATTCGTTCGCGAGCCATGTGCTGCAGTCGAGCAGCGACCTGCGCGCGGTGCAGGAGTTGCTGGGCCACGCCAACATCGCGACCACGCAGGTCTATACGCGGCTGGATTTCCAGCATCTGGCGAAGGTCTATGACGCGGCACATCCCCGTGCCAAGGCCCGGACCGACAAAGACAAGTAA
- a CDS encoding YdcF family protein: MNRPRWLRRPWQVALLGALLVLALVYAAIAVVIWQRADEVLDNPPQRPADAALILGSRAYLDGKPNPCLTGRVDTGIALAQAGRVKQLVFTGGVDKEDGRIEADVMQQHAQGVGFAGPMLQEPASTSTRLNLSLSRPLLQAAGVRSVVIVSEPYHLWRVERLVRMSGFDQTFDVQYAAAPTSCWRRWGMLFKGALREPAAIINNAGHGYLF, encoded by the coding sequence TTGAACCGGCCGCGCTGGCTGCGCCGGCCGTGGCAGGTCGCGCTTCTCGGCGCGCTGCTGGTTCTGGCGCTGGTCTATGCGGCGATCGCCGTCGTCATCTGGCAGCGCGCCGACGAGGTGCTGGACAACCCGCCGCAAAGGCCCGCCGATGCGGCGCTGATCCTGGGGAGCCGGGCGTATCTGGACGGCAAGCCGAATCCCTGTCTCACGGGGCGTGTCGACACGGGCATTGCGCTGGCGCAGGCCGGGCGGGTGAAGCAACTGGTGTTCACGGGCGGTGTGGACAAGGAAGACGGGCGCATCGAAGCCGATGTGATGCAGCAGCACGCGCAGGGCGTGGGCTTTGCGGGGCCGATGCTGCAGGAGCCCGCATCGACCTCGACGCGGCTGAATCTTTCGCTCTCGCGCCCGCTGCTGCAGGCGGCCGGGGTGCGCAGCGTGGTGATCGTGTCGGAGCCGTATCACCTCTGGCGCGTCGAGCGGTTGGTGCGCATGAGCGGTTTCGACCAGACCTTCGACGTGCAATACGCCGCCGCGCCGACCTCGTGCTGGCGGCGCTGGGGCATGCTGTTCAAGGGCGCATTGCGCGAGCCGGCGGCCATCATCAACAATGCCGGCCATGGCTATCTCTTCTGA
- a CDS encoding GTP-binding protein has protein sequence MALIPATILTGFLGSGKTTLLKRILTEAHGQKIAVIENEFGEENIDSDILVTESKEQIIQMSNGCVCCTIREDLREALQLLAAKKRQGLLDFDRVVIETTGLADPGPVAQTFFMDDEIAESYLLDSILTLVDAKHAPQQLNDRQEARRQVGFADQIFISKSELVSAEETDALIHRLKHMNPRAPQQKAHFGDVSLKDIFDLRGFNLNAKLDIDPDFLKEDDHDHHDHDHAHGEHCDHPSHKHEGHGHHHHTDDDVKSFVYKADRAFDPAKLEDFLGAIVNIYGPRMLRYKGVLNMKGTERKVIFQGVHQLMGSDLGPEWGKDENRQSRMVFIGIELPREILEQGLEQCLV, from the coding sequence ATGGCCCTCATTCCCGCGACCATCCTCACCGGCTTTCTCGGCTCGGGCAAAACCACGCTGCTCAAGCGCATCCTGACCGAGGCCCACGGCCAGAAGATCGCGGTCATCGAGAACGAGTTCGGCGAAGAGAACATCGACAGCGACATCCTCGTGACCGAATCGAAGGAGCAGATCATCCAGATGAGCAACGGCTGCGTCTGCTGCACCATCCGCGAAGACCTGCGCGAAGCGCTGCAACTACTGGCCGCCAAGAAGCGCCAGGGCCTGCTGGATTTCGACCGCGTGGTGATCGAGACCACCGGCCTGGCCGACCCCGGCCCGGTGGCGCAGACCTTCTTCATGGACGACGAGATCGCCGAGAGCTACCTGCTCGACTCGATCCTCACGCTGGTCGATGCCAAGCACGCGCCGCAGCAGCTCAACGACCGCCAGGAAGCGCGCCGCCAGGTGGGCTTTGCCGACCAGATCTTCATCAGCAAGAGCGAGCTGGTGTCGGCAGAAGAGACCGATGCGCTGATCCATCGCCTCAAGCACATGAACCCGCGCGCGCCGCAGCAGAAGGCGCATTTCGGCGACGTGTCGCTCAAGGACATCTTCGACCTGCGCGGCTTCAACCTGAACGCCAAGCTGGACATCGACCCCGACTTCCTGAAGGAAGACGACCACGATCACCATGACCATGACCACGCGCATGGCGAGCATTGCGACCACCCCTCGCACAAGCACGAAGGCCACGGCCACCATCACCACACGGACGACGACGTGAAGAGCTTCGTCTACAAGGCCGACCGCGCGTTCGATCCGGCCAAGCTGGAAGACTTCTTGGGCGCGATCGTCAACATCTACGGCCCGCGCATGCTGCGCTACAAGGGCGTGCTGAACATGAAGGGCACCGAGCGCAAGGTGATCTTCCAGGGCGTGCACCAGCTGATGGGCAGCGACCTGGGCCCGGAGTGGGGCAAGGACGAGAACCGCCAGAGCCGCATGGTGTTCATCGGCATCGAGTTGCCGCGCGAAATTCTCGAGCAGGGGCTCGAGCAGTGCCTGGTCTGA